In one window of Zingiber officinale cultivar Zhangliang chromosome 11A, Zo_v1.1, whole genome shotgun sequence DNA:
- the LOC122032787 gene encoding C-factor-like isoform X2: MRLTVFAPTRLKRSLERAFFCSTAADKWEGMVSMVQGTSRGIGLEFVKQLLEKNDEGHVIATCRNPNQATGLLKLKNKFLERLSILPLDVTKENTIEAAATTVKESFGKLNLLINASGILSIPDVLQPETTLSKVQKSSLLLAYEVNAIGPILVIKHMLPLLKAGGGFGTEKKHAIIASLSARVGSIGDNGLGGWHSYRASKTALNQLTKTICVEFGRKKDPIVCILLHPGTVDTDLSRPFQRNVPPGKLFTKEFSVQNMLSIIDNVKSSDNGKFFAWDGQEIPW, translated from the exons ATGAGGCTGACGGTGTTCGCTCCCACGCGCTTGAAGAGATCATTAGAAAGGGCTTTCTTCTGTAGCACCGCTGCAGACAAATGGGAAGGCATGGTTTCCATGGTGCAGGGCACTTCGCGAGGAATCGGCCTTGAATTT GTGAAGCAACTTCTGGAGAAGAATGATGAAGGGCATGTGATTGCAACTTGCCGGAACCCTAACCAAGCAACGGGCCTTctcaaactaaaaaataaatttttggaacGCCTAAGCATATTGCCTTTGGatgtaaccaaggaaaacaccATAGAG GCAGCAGCAACCACTGTGAAAGAGAGCTTTGGTAAACTGAATCTGCTAATTAATGCTTCTGGGATTCTTTCGATACCAGATGTCCTCCAACCAG AAACAACTTTGAGCAAAGTACAGAAATCATCTCTCCTTCTTGCATACGAAGTTAATGCTATCGGTCCTATTTTGGTTATCAAG CACATGTTGCCGCTGTTGAAGGCTGGCGGTGGCTTTGGAACTGAAAAGAAGCATGCCATTATTGCAAGCTTAAGTGCTAGAGTGGGCTCAATAGGGGATAATGGTTTGGGAGGATGGCATTCTTATCGTGCTTCTAAAACAGCACTAAACCAAT TGACAAAGACGATATGTGTAGAGTTTGGTCGGAAGAAGGACCCAATTGTTTGCATCTTGTTGCATCCGGGAACAGTGGACACAGATCTTTCACGGCCATTCCAGAGAAATGTTCCGCCTGGCAAGCTCTTCACAAAGGAGTTTTCTGTGCAAAATATGTTGAGCATCATAGACAATGTTAAAAGCAGCGATAATGGAAAATTCTTCGCATGGGATGGTCAAGAGATTCCCTGGTAG
- the LOC122032787 gene encoding uncharacterized protein LOC122032787 isoform X1 encodes MLNSRKKFRTGGSGGGVSRLLAGLRPPEQGGSLVVQTGFPTSLADLVVKNRDRLKKPSRRKKPPPPPGFDSGDSTAFASSSSTFASSSISAPPSNVSPRPGPNPPVLEADSCSPSPLAFSVTASRRIEFLLVVMVILMALAIERRKLVAAIVLSAFALRLLDRNGFLLLWFSNPRSKAESTLNSSVKDCELEGRGVVSPIREIATDSSPETARSERSSVDLIQQKGVPLKRRDVEKVHLEPDPVPKANSKLKKFLRKFLSKKFRRRKCHKETEALVPDSTKNAILDKVTEIEEESNGDADPDIENEENTVSIVASDEVSDHDIRLFQEDVPETKSRNSQVKQLLEKNDEGHVIATCRNPNQATGLLKLKNKFLERLSILPLDVTKENTIEAAATTVKESFGKLNLLINASGILSIPDVLQPG; translated from the exons ATGCTGAACTCGCGGAAGAAGTTCCGGACCGGCGGCAGTGGCGGCGGAGTTTCCCGGCTTCTCGCCGGTCTCCGCCCTCCCGAGCAGGGTGGATCGCTCGTCGTCCAGACTGGCTTTCCCACCTCGCTCGCCGACCTCGTCGTCAAAAACCGCGACCGGTTGAAGAAGCCCTCGCGGAGGAAGAAGCCGCCTCCGCCACCCGGGTTCGACTCCGGCGATTCCACTGCcttcgcctcctcctcctccaccttcGCATCCTCTTCCATCTcagctcctccgtccaatgttaGTCCTCGACCCGGTCCCAATCCCCCCGTTCTGGAGGCAGATTCGTGCTCTCCGTCGCCTCTCGCATTTTCCGTGACGGCGAGTAGAAGGATCGAGTTTCTTTTGGTTGTGATGGTGATTTTGATGGCTCTGGCGATCGAAAGGAGGAAACTTGTAGCTGCAATCGTGCTGTCCGCCTTTGCTCTACGGCTCTTGGATCGGAATGGGTTTCTTCTGCTTTGGTTCTCGAATCCGCGCTCGAAAGCGGAGAGCACGCTCAATTCGTCCGTCAAAGATTGTGAATTAGAAGGACGGGGAGTGGTTTCGCCGATCAGGGAAATCGCCACCGATAGCTCTCCGGAAACTGCAAGATCAGAGAGGAGCTCTGTTGATTTGATCCAGCAGAAAGGGGTCCCGTTGAAAAGGAGAGACGTCGAGAAGGTTCACCTCGAACCTGATCCCGTTCCGAAGGCCAATTCAAAATTGAAGAAGTTTCTGAGAAAATTTCTTTCGAAGAAATTTCGCCGGCGAAAGTGTCACAAGGAAACAGAAGCGCTCGTCCCGGATTCCACTAAAAATGCAATCTTGGATAAGGTTACCGAAATAGAGGAGGAAAGCAATGGCGACGCAGATCCCGACATTGAAAATGAAGAAAACACTGTGAGCATCGTTGCCTCTGATGAAGTTTCTGATCACGATATCAGATTATTTCAAGAGGACGTGCCTGAAACAAAATCTAGGAACTCCCAG GTGAAGCAACTTCTGGAGAAGAATGATGAAGGGCATGTGATTGCAACTTGCCGGAACCCTAACCAAGCAACGGGCCTTctcaaactaaaaaataaatttttggaacGCCTAAGCATATTGCCTTTGGatgtaaccaaggaaaacaccATAGAG GCAGCAGCAACCACTGTGAAAGAGAGCTTTGGTAAACTGAATCTGCTAATTAATGCTTCTGGGATTCTTTCGATACCAGATGTCCTCCAACCAGGTTAA